In the genome of Variovorax sp. PAMC26660, the window CGGCGCCCAAGGCGGTGGGCACGCTGATTCCGGGCGTCATCACCCAGGGCGCGGGCGACATCTCGCTGTATTCGCTGGGCAGCATCCTGCTGGGCCAGAGCCGGATCATGACCACCTTCGGCGGCAGTGTGCTGGGCTGGTCGGCCGAGGGCGACATCAACGCCGGCCGGGGCTCGAAGACCACGCTGGTCTACACGCCGCCCAAGCGCGTGTACGACCGCTGGGGCAACGTGGTGCTGTCGTCTGACGTGCCGAGCACGGGCGCGGGCATTGCCACGCTGAACCCGATTCCGGAAGTGCCGGCCGGCGACATCGACCTGATCGCGCCGCTGGGCACCATCGATGCGGGCGAGGCAGGCATCCGCGTGTCGGGCAACGTGAACCTGGCGGCACTGCAGATCGTGAACGCCGACAACGTGGCGGTGCAGGGCAAGAGCACAGGGCTGCCGGTGGTCGCGTCGGTGAACGTCGGCGCGCTGACCAACGCCAGCGCGGCCGCCTCGCAGGCGTCGGCAGCGGCGCAGGACGCGATGCAGCGCGATCGCGCGGCACAGCGGCAGGCCTTGCCGTCGGTGTTCACCGTGCGCGTGCTGGGCTTCGGCGACGAGTCCGCGGGCGGTGCGCCGGGTGCCGGCGAAGTCAGGCGCAAGCCGGCGGAACAGGCGAGCTACGACTCGTCAGGCTTCATCCAGATGGTGGGACACGGTGCGTTGACCGACGCGCAGATCGCGCGCCTGAGCGAGAACGAGCGCCGCGGCCTGCCGCGCGGACGCTAGCCGACGACGTCGCCGCCATGATGTCGTTCTCTTGTGTGCCCTGCGGTGATGCCGCAGGGGGAGCTGCCGCCGTTGCCGCGCCACCGGATTTCCAGGCGCTGCTGGTGGCGAACTACGCGCAGTTGCACCGGCGGCTCGCGCGGCACCTGGGCTGCGCCGATGCAGCCACCGAGGGCCTGCACGACGCGTGGCTGCGCCTGGCCGACGCGGCGTATGCGGCCTCCGTGCAGAGCCCGGTGGCCTACATCTACCGCGTGGCCTGCAACGCCGCGATGGACCGCGTGCGCGCCGACCGCCCCTGGCAGTACGCCAGCGATGCGCAAGACACGCTCGAACACCTCGTCGACCAGGCGCCAGGCCCGGAGCTGATCGCCGAGGCACGCTCCGACCTGAAGGCGGTCGAGCGCGCGATGCGGGGGCTGCCGAACCGGCACCAGGACATTCTGGTCGCCCTGCGCGTGCATGAACTGACGCGCCAGGAGGTGGCGGTGCGGCATGGGCTGTCGCTGCGGCGCGTGGACACCACGCTGCGGCAGGCGCTGATGCATCTGCCGTTAGGCCGGCAGATTGCGGCATAAATTGGCGAAAAGTAATACTTAGGAATCAAATTATTGATATTTGCAAATAAAAGGATTACGGTGACTCCACCATGGACACCGCAAGGCTCGACATCGCAGTACCAGCAGGCTGGAAGTGTTGGATCGAGCTCAAGCGAACGCCGAGCGGCACTTACGCCGGCATCGCCGAGCTGAGCCTGAGCGGCATTCCGCGCTGCGCGCTGGTGATCACCCAGCAGCTTTCTTGGGACGCGGCGGTCGAGCGCGCCACGTTGCGCGCGGGCCATTTCGTGCGGCAATGGGGGCCGGCGCGGGAGCACTGATTCACTGCTTTTTTCCTCCATGAACCGGAGGCATTCGGCGTGCCCGCAACACCGGGCCCGCGGCCCGCAGCGTGTTCGGCGGGCGCATGGTAGAAACCGCCACCCCACGTTTTCTTCTCTTGCGCCGCACCGCCATCGTCTCCATGCCGAACCTCCAGGACCGGGCCGACAAACCGCATGCCCGGTGGCTGGCGTGGCTGCTGTTCGGCATCGCAGCCTTGTTCCTGGCCGGTTGCGCAGGCTTGCCCACCGACGTGCAGCGCAAGCCTTCGACGGCAATCACGAACGGCGCAGACACCACGCTCGGCCGCCTCGTGCAGGCGGCAGCGCCGCCCGGCGAACCGCTGAGCGGCTTTCGCCTGCTGCCGATGCCCCAGTTTTCGCTGCATGCGCGCATCGAACTGGCACGCCGCGCGCAGCGCTCCATCGACGTGCAGTACTACCTCGTGCAGAACGACGAGACCGGGCGCTACCTGTTGCGCGCGCTGGGCGACGCGGCCGACCGTGGCGTGCGCGTGCGGCTGCTGGTGGACGACCTCTATACCGCCGGCGCCGATCCGCTCTTCACCAGCTTCGCCTCGCGCCCGAATGTCGAGGTGCGGCTGTTCAACCCGTTCCCCGCGGGGCGCGACCGCTTCGGCACGCGCCTGGCCGCGTCCTTCCTGGACTTCGACCGCATCCACCGCCGCATGCACAACAAGCTGTACGTGGTGGACAACACGGTGGCGGTGATGGGCGGGCGGAACATGGCCAACGAGTACTTCCTGCGCGACGGGGGCTCGAACTTCATCGACATCGACACGCTGGTGGCGGGCGCCGTGGTGCCCAAGCTGTCGTCGCTGTTCGACATGTACTGGAACAGCCCGTACGTCTATCCGATCGAGTCGCTGGTGGCCTCGGGCAGCGAAACACCGCAGCAACTGCGCGAGCGTTTCGACCGGCTGACCACCGGGCCGGCGCAACTGCATCCCGAGGAGCCGGACTCCACCGACCTGCTGGGCAACAACCCGCTCGCCAAGGACCTGGACGCGCGTGTGCTCAAGCTCACCTGGGCACGTGCCGAGGCTTATGCCGATCCGCCGGACAAGGCGCTCGCGCCCACGGAGGAGGGGCGCGGCCTGCCCGCCGACGAGTCGAAGGACAGCGTGCTCTACAACCTGCAGCGCTACCTGCGCGGCGCCGAGAACGAGATCATGCAGACCACGCCCTACCTGATTCCGGGGCGCGGCGGCATGGAGACGATCCGCCTCGTGCGCGGCAACGGCGTGAGCTACAGCATCGTGACCAACTCGCTGGCGGCCACCGACGAATCGCTGGTGCACATCGGCTACCGCCGTTATCGCGCCCAGATGCTGCGGCTGGGCGTGGAGCTGTACGAACTGAGCCCCAAGCGGGTGGAGCAGACCAAGCGCTTCGGCATGTACGGCTCGGCCAGCGGGCGGCTGCACGGCAAGTCGGCGGTGATCGACCGCAAGATCGTGTTCATCGGCTCGATGAACTTCGACCCACGCTCGATGCTGCACAACACCGAGATCGGCCTCTTCATCTTCAGCCCGCAGATTGCGCAGCAGCTCACCAGCCTGATCGGTTTCATCCGGCTGGACGGTGCCTACCAGTTGCAGTTGGGGCCCAGCGGTGCCATCGAATGGGTGAGCCCGGCTGCGGGGGATGCGGCCGACACCATCTTGCACACCGAGCCCGAAACGCATTTCTGGGCGCGCTGGAAGCTGGAGCTGCTGGCACCGCTGGTGCCCGAGAGCCTGCTTTAGCGAACGGTCGACATGACCGTCGCACGACACCTGGCGCGGTCGAGGTGGGTGGGCAGCACGATGCAGTTGTCGAAGGCGCGTTGCTGCATGTCGCTGAGCCTTGGCCTGTCGCGGGCAGGCGGCGACTCCCGCTCGGACTCGTAGTAGGGGCGCGAGGGCGGGGCGCCGTAGTACTCGTAGTCCCGATCCCGGCTGTGGCGATTGGTCTCGCAACCGGCAAGGCATAACAAGGCCAACATACCGCCCCAAA includes:
- a CDS encoding RNA polymerase sigma factor, yielding MMSFSCVPCGDAAGGAAAVAAPPDFQALLVANYAQLHRRLARHLGCADAATEGLHDAWLRLADAAYAASVQSPVAYIYRVACNAAMDRVRADRPWQYASDAQDTLEHLVDQAPGPELIAEARSDLKAVERAMRGLPNRHQDILVALRVHELTRQEVAVRHGLSLRRVDTTLRQALMHLPLGRQIAA
- a CDS encoding phospholipase D family protein, with protein sequence MPNLQDRADKPHARWLAWLLFGIAALFLAGCAGLPTDVQRKPSTAITNGADTTLGRLVQAAAPPGEPLSGFRLLPMPQFSLHARIELARRAQRSIDVQYYLVQNDETGRYLLRALGDAADRGVRVRLLVDDLYTAGADPLFTSFASRPNVEVRLFNPFPAGRDRFGTRLAASFLDFDRIHRRMHNKLYVVDNTVAVMGGRNMANEYFLRDGGSNFIDIDTLVAGAVVPKLSSLFDMYWNSPYVYPIESLVASGSETPQQLRERFDRLTTGPAQLHPEEPDSTDLLGNNPLAKDLDARVLKLTWARAEAYADPPDKALAPTEEGRGLPADESKDSVLYNLQRYLRGAENEIMQTTPYLIPGRGGMETIRLVRGNGVSYSIVTNSLAATDESLVHIGYRRYRAQMLRLGVELYELSPKRVEQTKRFGMYGSASGRLHGKSAVIDRKIVFIGSMNFDPRSMLHNTEIGLFIFSPQIAQQLTSLIGFIRLDGAYQLQLGPSGAIEWVSPAAGDAADTILHTEPETHFWARWKLELLAPLVPESLL